In the Salinirubrum litoreum genome, one interval contains:
- a CDS encoding RIO1 family regulatory kinase/ATPase: MELRRLVRGRLPWSRLEAVVAHLAERYDCERVHVRFLDADNWLSTPMVLDDELFVKVISRQNSLVHAVLTTGRNLGAFSSGTEGFFEHFGTPYQMAQHELEATGKMRELGINAPEPIEALEFDGLGVVVMEYLPEFESLEALDRSREKELAPQLFESLRTLHDNGLAHGDLRAENVLILDDDLYFIDATGVNPDATEDARAYDLACALGALEPLIGARAAVESALSAYSIEELLAATEFLDFVNIRPDHDFSAASVKGEIEKRAT, from the coding sequence ATGGAACTGCGCCGCCTCGTCCGAGGCCGACTCCCGTGGTCCCGGCTCGAAGCGGTCGTGGCACACCTCGCAGAGCGGTACGACTGCGAACGCGTCCACGTCCGCTTTCTCGACGCCGACAACTGGCTCTCCACGCCGATGGTGCTGGACGACGAACTGTTCGTCAAAGTGATCTCCCGGCAGAACTCGCTGGTCCACGCGGTGTTGACGACCGGTCGGAACCTCGGTGCCTTCTCCAGCGGGACCGAGGGCTTCTTCGAGCACTTCGGCACGCCCTACCAGATGGCCCAGCACGAACTGGAGGCGACCGGGAAGATGCGCGAACTGGGGATCAACGCGCCGGAACCCATCGAGGCGCTGGAGTTCGACGGACTCGGTGTCGTCGTGATGGAGTACCTCCCCGAGTTCGAGTCGCTGGAGGCGCTGGATCGCAGTCGTGAGAAGGAACTCGCACCCCAGTTGTTCGAGAGCCTGCGCACCCTGCACGACAACGGACTGGCCCACGGCGACCTCCGGGCCGAGAACGTCCTGATCCTCGACGACGACCTCTACTTCATCGACGCGACCGGCGTGAACCCCGACGCGACCGAGGACGCCCGCGCCTACGATCTGGCCTGCGCACTCGGCGCGTTAGAACCCCTGATCGGCGCGCGTGCGGCGGTGGAGTCGGCACTGTCCGCGTACAGTATCGAGGAGTTGCTCGCTGCGACCGAGTTTCTGGACTTCGTCAACATCCGCCCGGACCACGACTTCTCGGCCGCGTCGGTGAAAGGCGAGATCGAGAAACGGGCGACCTGA
- a CDS encoding DUF4112 domain-containing protein has protein sequence MESHLADAPESLDEPALDRLRAVARLMDSAFRVPGTKRRFGIDPVLALIPGGEVVSTGVSLYVVLEAANLGVSYLTIVRMLANVGINIVGSAVPVVGPIFAAIFKSNERNLTLLVEKLWEEADRRERESVEAVEIEIE, from the coding sequence ATGGAGTCACACCTCGCCGACGCGCCCGAGAGTCTCGACGAACCGGCGCTCGACCGCCTCCGGGCCGTCGCGCGCCTGATGGACAGCGCGTTCCGCGTCCCCGGGACGAAACGCCGGTTCGGGATCGACCCCGTCCTCGCGCTGATCCCCGGCGGCGAGGTCGTCAGCACCGGCGTCTCGCTGTACGTCGTCCTCGAAGCCGCCAACCTCGGAGTGTCGTATCTCACCATCGTCCGGATGCTGGCGAACGTCGGGATCAACATCGTCGGGAGCGCGGTCCCGGTGGTCGGCCCGATCTTCGCCGCGATCTTCAAGTCGAACGAGCGCAACCTGACGCTCCTCGTCGAGAAACTGTGGGAGGAAGCCGACCGCCGGGAGCGCGAATCTGTCGAGGCTGTGGAGATCGAAATCGAGTGA
- a CDS encoding ribbon-helix-helix domain-containing protein, whose product MTEYTTVSIPKELGDRVEETIEGTSFSSTSDLVRFLLRSIVIQHQKQGKLTEAEFEEITDQLTDLGYLE is encoded by the coding sequence ATGACCGAGTACACGACGGTCTCGATCCCGAAGGAACTCGGCGACCGCGTCGAAGAGACCATCGAGGGGACCAGTTTCTCCAGTACCAGCGACCTCGTGCGCTTTCTCCTGCGCAGTATCGTCATCCAGCACCAGAAACAGGGCAAACTCACCGAAGCCGAGTTCGAGGAGATCACCGACCAACTGACCGACCTCGGCTACTTGGAGTAA
- a CDS encoding 8-oxo-dGTP diphosphatase, producing the protein MQDATLCLPVVDGRVLLIRKKRGVGAGLYNGPGGKIEPGETPRECIHREVNEELRIGLSEVEKVGELDFVFGDDPFMFVHVYRASDISGEPEETDEADPKWFDTDDVPYDEMWPDDRHWVPKLLDGETFTGRFRFDDEGDDLLGWAMRTDVEF; encoded by the coding sequence GTGCAAGACGCCACGCTCTGTCTGCCCGTCGTGGACGGGCGCGTGCTACTGATCCGCAAGAAACGGGGCGTGGGAGCCGGACTCTACAACGGGCCCGGCGGCAAGATCGAACCCGGCGAGACGCCGCGAGAGTGTATCCACCGCGAGGTGAACGAGGAACTCCGGATCGGTCTCTCCGAGGTCGAGAAGGTCGGGGAACTCGACTTCGTCTTCGGCGACGACCCGTTCATGTTCGTCCACGTCTACCGCGCGAGCGACATCTCCGGCGAACCGGAGGAGACCGACGAGGCCGACCCGAAGTGGTTCGACACCGACGACGTGCCCTACGACGAGATGTGGCCCGACGACCGGCACTGGGTGCCGAAACTGCTCGACGGGGAGACGTTCACCGGGCGCTTCCGGTTCGACGACGAGGGCGACGACCTGCTCGGCTGGGCGATGCGGACCGACGTGGAGTTCTGA
- a CDS encoding SDR family oxidoreductase: protein MTTVFLTGFPGFLGSALVERLLDRYGTGDEIACLIQSKYRDEAESRVDELLSPAGTEAAETEPAIRLHEGDITAQGLGLDDETADRLQSDTAEVYHLAAVYDLGVSEDVGRAVNVRGTDHVLDFAEACPDIERFQYVSTCYVSGRYDGVFTEEMLREGQTFNNWYEATKFLAEVEVQKRMAEGLPATIYRPAIAVGDSRTGETQKYDGPYFVLQWLLRQPRLAVLPLPPGADEFEINVVPRDFVVDAIAHLSGLDESEGVVYQLADPNPPTVAEMSRLLADAADRRLVSVPTTRTIAKRSLESVPGVYRLMRIEPESVNYFTHPTRYTSGHTLRDLSGSGISCPPFGDYVETLVEFVRENPEIDSSAMV from the coding sequence ATGACGACCGTCTTTCTGACGGGCTTTCCGGGCTTTCTCGGGTCGGCGCTCGTGGAGCGACTGCTGGACCGATACGGGACCGGCGACGAGATCGCCTGTCTGATCCAGTCGAAGTACCGTGACGAGGCGGAGTCGCGGGTGGACGAACTACTGTCGCCGGCCGGGACCGAGGCGGCCGAGACGGAGCCCGCGATCCGACTGCACGAGGGCGACATCACCGCGCAGGGACTCGGACTCGACGACGAGACGGCCGACCGTCTTCAGTCCGACACTGCCGAGGTGTACCACCTCGCGGCGGTGTACGACCTCGGCGTCTCAGAGGACGTGGGACGAGCGGTCAACGTCCGGGGGACCGACCACGTGCTGGACTTCGCCGAAGCCTGCCCCGACATCGAGCGTTTTCAGTACGTCAGCACCTGCTACGTCTCCGGGCGCTACGACGGCGTCTTCACCGAGGAGATGTTGCGTGAGGGACAGACGTTCAACAACTGGTACGAGGCGACGAAGTTCCTCGCGGAGGTCGAAGTGCAGAAGCGGATGGCCGAGGGACTCCCGGCGACCATCTATCGGCCGGCGATCGCGGTCGGCGACAGCAGGACCGGCGAGACCCAGAAGTACGACGGGCCGTACTTCGTGCTCCAGTGGCTCCTGCGACAGCCTCGTCTCGCGGTCCTGCCGCTCCCGCCGGGAGCCGACGAGTTCGAGATCAACGTCGTCCCGCGTGATTTCGTGGTCGATGCCATCGCGCACCTCTCGGGACTGGACGAGTCCGAGGGTGTCGTCTACCAACTCGCCGATCCGAACCCGCCGACCGTGGCCGAGATGAGTCGACTGCTGGCCGACGCCGCCGACCGGCGGTTGGTGTCGGTGCCGACGACGCGGACGATTGCGAAGCGATCGCTGGAGTCGGTGCCGGGCGTGTATCGACTGATGCGGATCGAACCCGAGTCGGTGAACTACTTCACGCATCCGACGCGGTACACCTCGGGGCACACCCTGCGTGATCTGTCCGGGAGTGGGATTTCGTGTCCCCCCTTCGGCGACTACGTCGAGACGCTGGTCGAGTTCGTCCGGGAGAATCCCGAGATAGACAGCAGTGCGATGGTGTGA
- a CDS encoding succinic semialdehyde dehydrogenase: protein MTRSSPPESVADLQRLDSLTTRTADPSGAPAENRDRITVRDPATDAVVGSVPACTPEDVSTAVDRAREAQQSWAERPVSERAAVLSRYHDRVLAHRQELLDLMQLESGKARQDAFEELLDVATNARYYASEGPGMLSSERRRGAFPLLTKTVEHRHPVGVVGVVSPWNYPLTLAVSDALPALLAGNAVVLKPDEHTPFTALRAVELLREAGLPDDLFQVVTGRGPELGEPLISSVDFLQFTGSSEVGRIVASQAGEHLIDCSLELGGKNPMLVLSDADVSKAAAGAVRGSFTTAGQLCISFERIYVHESVFDDFCDEFVERTRRLELGAAYDYGPDVGSMLSAEQVDKTERHVEDALSEGATVLTGGRRRPDLGPHFFEPTVLTDVPESATLSDEETFGPVAAVYPVSSTDEAVARANDSDYGLNAAVWTEDTAVGESVARRVDCGTVNVNEAFAATWASVDAPMGGMDDSGLGRRHGEHGLTKFTESQTVSTQRVVPFATPRRVPGWVWERFMIGNLRGLKRVAGLRSRVRAVAEKLPGGRR from the coding sequence GTGACACGCTCGTCGCCCCCCGAGTCGGTCGCCGACCTCCAGCGACTCGACTCGCTCACGACCCGCACGGCCGACCCTTCTGGCGCTCCCGCCGAGAACCGCGACCGGATCACGGTCCGCGATCCGGCGACGGACGCGGTCGTCGGTTCGGTGCCGGCCTGCACGCCCGAAGACGTATCGACTGCAGTCGACCGCGCCCGTGAGGCACAGCAGTCGTGGGCCGAACGCCCGGTGTCGGAACGCGCTGCAGTGCTGTCGCGCTACCACGACAGGGTGCTGGCACACCGGCAGGAACTGCTCGACCTGATGCAACTGGAGAGCGGGAAGGCCAGACAGGACGCGTTCGAGGAACTGCTCGACGTGGCGACGAACGCCCGGTACTACGCGAGCGAGGGACCGGGGATGCTCTCCAGCGAGCGCCGGCGCGGGGCGTTTCCCCTGTTGACGAAGACAGTCGAACACCGGCACCCGGTCGGTGTCGTCGGCGTCGTCTCGCCGTGGAACTACCCCCTCACGCTGGCGGTCTCGGACGCGCTCCCCGCACTGCTGGCGGGCAACGCGGTCGTGCTGAAGCCGGACGAACACACGCCCTTCACCGCCCTCCGGGCGGTCGAACTGCTCCGGGAGGCGGGTCTGCCGGACGACCTCTTTCAGGTCGTCACCGGGCGCGGCCCGGAACTGGGCGAGCCACTGATCTCGTCGGTCGACTTCCTGCAGTTCACCGGCAGTAGCGAGGTCGGCCGCATCGTCGCCTCGCAGGCGGGCGAACACCTCATCGACTGTTCGCTTGAACTGGGCGGGAAGAACCCGATGCTCGTGCTGTCGGACGCCGACGTGTCGAAGGCGGCAGCGGGTGCCGTCAGAGGATCGTTCACGACCGCCGGCCAACTGTGTATCTCCTTCGAGCGCATCTACGTCCACGAGTCGGTGTTCGACGACTTCTGCGACGAGTTCGTGGAGCGCACGCGCCGGCTGGAACTCGGGGCCGCCTACGACTACGGCCCCGACGTGGGGTCGATGCTCTCCGCAGAGCAGGTCGATAAGACCGAGCGACACGTCGAGGACGCCCTGTCCGAGGGCGCGACCGTACTGACCGGTGGACGGCGGCGACCCGACCTCGGGCCGCACTTCTTCGAGCCGACGGTGCTGACCGACGTGCCCGAGTCGGCGACCCTCTCCGACGAGGAGACGTTCGGCCCGGTCGCCGCTGTCTATCCGGTGTCGAGTACCGACGAGGCGGTGGCGCGCGCGAACGACTCCGACTACGGCCTGAACGCCGCCGTCTGGACCGAAGACACCGCAGTCGGGGAGTCGGTCGCCCGCCGCGTCGACTGCGGGACCGTCAACGTCAACGAAGCCTTCGCGGCGACGTGGGCCTCGGTGGACGCGCCGATGGGCGGGATGGACGACTCCGGACTCGGCCGACGCCACGGCGAGCACGGCCTGACGAAGTTCACGGAGAGTCAGACCGTCTCGACCCAGCGCGTCGTCCCCTTCGCCACGCCGCGACGTGTGCCGGGGTGGGTCTGGGAGCGGTTCATGATCGGGAACCTGCGCGGCCTGAAACGCGTGGCCGGCCTGCGGTCGCGGGTGCGCGCTGTCGCCGAGAAACTCCCCGGAGGTCGACGATGA
- a CDS encoding AbrB/MazE/SpoVT family DNA-binding domain-containing protein, translating into MVPGNGPFADSRTVQESNGGFTVSIPKKIAQRYGIERGDEVWWVDNPDGETPEFIPPEQL; encoded by the coding sequence ATGGTTCCGGGCAACGGTCCATTCGCAGACAGCAGAACCGTACAGGAGTCGAACGGCGGGTTCACCGTCTCGATCCCGAAGAAGATCGCACAGCGATACGGGATCGAACGCGGCGACGAGGTCTGGTGGGTCGACAATCCGGACGGGGAGACGCCGGAGTTCATCCCACCGGAACAGCTCTGA
- a CDS encoding DUF835 domain-containing protein has translation MTTDDESSSGESVLSVSDSARPVSGVTDPGPFSAETGGIDLFGVLFDPTATGWATDVSEYAGRIDRFGVVTGHDDVSAGLSALPDSLRESATTVSAEGPRSLGEIGIRVSETLSEGGDVRNSRLVFVDGFEQVLADTSLQTTFRFLHILVESTAFTDAVLHVSLDPEGCDARAVETVAELFDTVIDERAQSL, from the coding sequence ATGACGACGGACGACGAGTCGTCGTCGGGCGAGTCGGTGCTCTCGGTTTCCGACTCGGCACGACCGGTCTCCGGCGTGACCGACCCGGGCCCGTTCAGCGCCGAGACCGGCGGAATCGACCTGTTCGGTGTGCTGTTCGATCCGACGGCGACCGGGTGGGCGACCGACGTCTCCGAGTACGCGGGGCGGATCGACCGGTTCGGCGTCGTCACCGGCCACGACGACGTCTCCGCCGGCCTGTCGGCGCTGCCCGATTCGCTCCGCGAGTCGGCGACGACCGTCTCCGCCGAGGGACCACGGAGCCTCGGCGAGATCGGTATCAGAGTGAGCGAGACCTTGAGCGAGGGCGGCGACGTGCGGAACAGTCGGCTGGTGTTCGTGGACGGTTTCGAGCAGGTGCTCGCGGACACGTCGCTCCAGACGACGTTCCGCTTCCTCCACATTCTCGTGGAGTCGACCGCGTTCACCGACGCCGTACTGCACGTCTCACTCGACCCCGAGGGCTGTGATGCCCGCGCAGTCGAGACCGTCGCCGAACTGTTCGACACGGTGATCGACGAGCGAGCGCAGTCGCTGTGA
- a CDS encoding ribbon-helix-helix domain-containing protein — protein sequence MSLSGIPDAPDESCRDRETVRLPRSTSKEIQRLVEEGRYPNRSAAIRAGVRLLIDHESGAFGRSEASGHPGDSGETTEAGESTESHETTASADATGADGDDTR from the coding sequence ATGAGTCTCTCCGGCATCCCCGACGCGCCCGACGAGAGCTGTCGGGACCGCGAGACGGTTCGGCTCCCGCGAAGTACCTCGAAGGAGATACAGCGACTCGTGGAGGAGGGCCGGTATCCGAACCGGAGTGCGGCGATCAGGGCCGGTGTCCGGTTGCTCATCGACCACGAGTCCGGAGCGTTCGGTCGGTCCGAGGCGTCCGGCCACCCCGGCGACTCCGGCGAGACGACCGAGGCCGGCGAGTCGACCGAGTCCCACGAGACGACCGCGTCTGCCGACGCCACCGGGGCAGACGGTGACGACACTCGCTGA
- a CDS encoding Glu/Leu/Phe/Val family dehydrogenase — MSDPLAAVRTQIDRAVETLDIDPTVRDRLHDPDRIVQVTLPLTRDDGTVDHLWGYRVRHDDALGPGKGGLRFHPAVSADECAGLAGWMTLKCALLDLPFGGAKGGVAVDPGDLSVGERERLVRRYTAAVASVVGPDRDVPAPDLGTDAREMAWVADTYGELVGRASPGVVTGKPPALGGVEGRASAPGRSVALVTRAACRSLGRPLTTQTVAVQGYGSVGANAARLLSDWGATVVAVSDAGGAIHDPTGLDTDEIPSYRERPDAVTDCEAAEADEVAHLSNADLLGLDVDVLIPAAVGGVLDSETAEAVRADLLVEGANGPTTPAGDERLRERGLRVVPDVLANAGGVTVSYYEWLQGRNRRAWDRGRVLDRLDADVTEAWESVVETAETYDCSWRTAATGVALRRLAEAHQARGRWP; from the coding sequence GTGAGCGATCCACTCGCCGCCGTCCGCACACAGATCGACCGGGCGGTCGAGACGCTCGACATCGACCCCACCGTCCGCGACAGACTCCACGACCCCGACAGAATCGTCCAGGTGACGCTCCCGCTGACGCGCGACGACGGCACCGTCGACCACCTCTGGGGCTACCGCGTCCGCCACGACGACGCCCTCGGGCCTGGCAAGGGCGGTCTCCGCTTCCACCCGGCGGTCTCGGCCGACGAGTGTGCCGGGCTCGCGGGCTGGATGACGCTGAAGTGTGCGCTGCTGGATCTGCCGTTCGGCGGCGCGAAGGGCGGCGTCGCGGTCGATCCGGGCGACCTCTCGGTCGGCGAGCGGGAACGACTGGTCCGGCGGTACACCGCCGCCGTCGCGTCGGTCGTCGGTCCCGACCGGGACGTGCCCGCGCCCGACCTCGGTACCGATGCCCGCGAGATGGCGTGGGTCGCGGACACCTACGGCGAACTCGTCGGCCGCGCCAGTCCCGGCGTCGTCACCGGGAAACCGCCGGCACTCGGCGGTGTCGAGGGGCGCGCCTCGGCACCGGGTCGGAGCGTCGCCCTCGTGACGCGCGCCGCGTGTCGCTCCCTCGGCCGCCCGCTGACCACGCAGACCGTCGCGGTGCAGGGGTACGGGAGCGTCGGGGCGAACGCGGCCCGACTGCTCTCCGACTGGGGCGCGACGGTCGTCGCGGTCTCCGACGCCGGCGGCGCGATCCACGATCCGACCGGTCTCGACACCGACGAAATTCCCTCGTACCGCGAGCGACCCGACGCCGTCACCGACTGTGAGGCGGCGGAGGCCGATGAGGTGGCCCACCTGTCGAACGCCGATCTGCTCGGACTCGACGTGGACGTGCTGATCCCGGCGGCGGTCGGCGGCGTCCTCGACAGCGAGACCGCGGAGGCGGTGCGGGCCGACCTGCTCGTCGAGGGGGCGAACGGGCCGACGACGCCGGCCGGCGACGAGCGACTCCGCGAGCGCGGACTCCGGGTCGTCCCCGACGTCCTCGCCAACGCGGGCGGCGTCACGGTCTCGTACTACGAGTGGCTGCAGGGTCGAAATCGGCGAGCGTGGGATCGTGGGCGCGTGCTCGACCGACTCGACGCCGACGTCACCGAGGCGTGGGAGTCGGTCGTCGAGACTGCCGAGACGTACGACTGTTCGTGGCGCACGGCCGCGACCGGTGTCGCGCTCCGCCGACTCGCCGAGGCGCACCAGGCGCGGGGGCGGTGGCCGTGA